The following nucleotide sequence is from Acidovorax radicis.
ATGAAGTCCACCAGCAGGCCGTCGTCGGGCATGTGGTCCTTGAGGTTGGGGTGCGGCCAGTCGGTGCCCCAGAGCACGCGGTCGGGGAACTCTGCGACCACCTTGCGGGCGAACGGGATCACATCGGTGTAGGCATTTTGCTCGCCGTTCAGGGCCTTGGGGCCAGTTACGGAGAGGCGCTCGGGGCAGCTCACCTTGCTCCACACATTGGGGTGCTGGCGCATGAACTTCAGGAACAGCTCAAACTCCGGTCCGTCCACCGGCTTGTTCACATCGGGGCGGCCCATGTGGTCCACCACCACGGTGGTGGGCAGTGCAGTGAAGAAGTCCCACAGCTCGGGCAGGTCCACGGCCTCGAAGTAGATCACCACGTGCCAGCCGAGCTTGGCGATGCGCGCGGCAATCTCCATCAGCTCGTCCTTGGGCGTGAAGTCCACCAGGCGCTTGACGAAGTTGAAGCGCACGCCGCGCACACCGGCGTCATGCATGGCCTGCAGCTCTTGGTCGGTGACCGAGCGCTTGACGGTGGCCACGCCCCGCGCCTTGCCGCCGGAGTGCACCAGCGCATCGACCATCGCGCGGTTGTCCGCACCGTGGCAGGTGGCCTGCACCACCACGTTGCGCGCAAAGCCCAGGTGGTCGCGCAGCGCGTACAGCTGGTGTTTGCTGGCGTCGCAGGGCGTGTACTTGCGCGCGGGCGCGTAGGGGAACTCTGCCCCGGGGCCGAACACATGGCAGTGCGCGTCCACAGCGCCCGCGGGCACCTGGAAGCGGGGTTTGCTAGGGCCGGCGTACCAGTCCAGCCAGCCGGGGGTCTTAGTGAATTCGCTCATGGGCGTGGGTCCTTGGTTGCTGGGTGGGGCAGGTCAGTCGAGGGACACGTTGGCCTTCTTGATCACGTCACCAAAACGCTGGCTCTCGTCCTTGACGAACTGGGCGAACTGCGCGCGCGTGGTGGGGAAGGGCTCGTAGCCAAAGCTCTTGAACTTCTCCTGCACATCGGTGCCGGACAGGGCCTGCTCGATGTCCTTGCGGATCTTGTCGGTCACGGCAGCGGGCAGACCGGGCGGCACTGCGATGGCGTTCCAGCCCGTCACCTCAAAGCCCTTGGGGCCACCCGATTCGCCCACGGTGGGCACATCCGGAAAGCTGGCCAGGCGCTGCGGCGCGGTGACGGCCAGAAAGCGCAGCTTGCCCGCACGTTGCAGCGGCCCGGCCGTGGCGGCGCTGCCCAGCGCAAACGACAGCTCGCCGGTGGAGACCGAGGTGTAGAGCTGCGTGGTCTCTTTGTAGAGCACGTGCTCCATCTGCGTGCCGGTGGCGCTTTCAAACAGCTCGGAGCCCAGGTGCACCGGGTTGCCGATGGACCAGGAGCCGTAGTTGAGCTTGCCGGGGTTGGCCTTGGCGTCGGCCACGATGTCGCCCACGGTTTTGTATTTGCTGTTAGCGGCCACCGTGAAGAAGAAATAGGTCTTGAACAGCGGCAGCAGCGTGTCGAAGTCCTTGGCCGTGTCGTACGGCAGCTTCTTGAACAGGCTGGGGTAGGCGGCCAGGTGCACGTTGTCGAGCACGATCAGGTCATGCCCGTCCTTGGCGCCGCGCTTGAACGCATCGATGGCGATGAAGCCGTTGCCACCGGGACGGTTCTCGACCACCACGGGCTGGCCCCAGCTCTTGGACAACTTGTCGGCCACCAGGCGGGCCACGCCGTCCGGGCCACCGCCCACGGGGAACGGCGTGATGATGCGCACGGGCTTGGACGGAAACGCCTGCGCCGATGCGAACTGGGGCACACAGCCCAGGGCTGTGGCCAGGCCCACGGCCAGGCCCACACGGCGGGAGAGAGAAACGGGAGACACGGAACAACGCATGGAAAGAAGAAGCTGTTTGCTATTAATTACATAGCTGCAAGCACATGATTGACTGGCGCTTGCAGCCCAAAAGACTGAAAAACCGCTCAATCGATGTACTTGAGGCCCGCCTTCTCCAGGCCGGGGCGCATGTTGTACATGTCCAGGCCCAGCACGCCGCTGGCGAGCTTGGCGCGCTTCTCGCCCTCAAAGCTCTCG
It contains:
- a CDS encoding amidohydrolase family protein; the protein is MSEFTKTPGWLDWYAGPSKPRFQVPAGAVDAHCHVFGPGAEFPYAPARKYTPCDASKHQLYALRDHLGFARNVVVQATCHGADNRAMVDALVHSGGKARGVATVKRSVTDQELQAMHDAGVRGVRFNFVKRLVDFTPKDELMEIAARIAKLGWHVVIYFEAVDLPELWDFFTALPTTVVVDHMGRPDVNKPVDGPEFELFLKFMRQHPNVWSKVSCPERLSVTGPKALNGEQNAYTDVIPFARKVVAEFPDRVLWGTDWPHPNLKDHMPDDGLLVDFIPHIAPTAELQQKLLVDNPMRLYWPEEVTKKG
- a CDS encoding Bug family tripartite tricarboxylate transporter substrate binding protein codes for the protein MRCSVSPVSLSRRVGLAVGLATALGCVPQFASAQAFPSKPVRIITPFPVGGGPDGVARLVADKLSKSWGQPVVVENRPGGNGFIAIDAFKRGAKDGHDLIVLDNVHLAAYPSLFKKLPYDTAKDFDTLLPLFKTYFFFTVAANSKYKTVGDIVADAKANPGKLNYGSWSIGNPVHLGSELFESATGTQMEHVLYKETTQLYTSVSTGELSFALGSAATAGPLQRAGKLRFLAVTAPQRLASFPDVPTVGESGGPKGFEVTGWNAIAVPPGLPAAVTDKIRKDIEQALSGTDVQEKFKSFGYEPFPTTRAQFAQFVKDESQRFGDVIKKANVSLD